The following DNA comes from Paracoccus methylovorus.
GGGCGATTTGCGCAAGAGCTTGATTCAGGGCGAGCGTCCCTATCGCCCAGAGCTCCCCACTGTGCTGATCTGCATGCACGAGATGTCCTTGATTGATGTCTCCGCCGTGGGCCGGGCTTTAGTTTTCGGGGCCAGTCACACCCACAATGTAGCAGTCGCTACGTTTCGCGGCGGAGAAATTCTCGATCAAATTCTTCCTCATTGCTGTGCTGTCTTAATTACCACCAATCCTCTGCATGAGATACCTTACGTTGAGGACGAAGTTTTCCAGCAGATTGATCATGCCATATTGAACTCGCCCGAATGTGCGCTGTTTATCCATCCGCTCGTTGCCCGAGATATACCTTTCGCAACTTATATTCACGAATATTCAGAATACACCCTTCCGGTATGGAAAGCGATATATTCGGCAGCCTTTTCTGACCTCATGATTTTCAACGCTGAGCATGTGCGTGATAACTGGCAGGGTCGTTTGGCGGATGTGGCGTTCGACACCTCTAATGATAGCGCCGTAATCCCCCCAAGATCTTTGATCCAAAACATAACAACCAAGGAACAGCGTATTACGGCACGCAAAGCATTATCGAAAATGATGGGGCGGGATCTGGGCGACGCACGACTGATTTTCGGAACAGGACCTCTTCACTGGCGTAAAGGCACGGACATCTTCGTGCAGGCTGCGCAAATCTGCGCACGCATAGCCCCAGAAACAGTGTTTATCTGGATCAGAGAAAGACAAAACCGCCAGGACATGGGCTTCGACATTTCGCTTGATTATCATCTGCGGCAAGGGAAAGCAAATCGCAAGGACAGTAATCTATTCTTTCTGCCAGCCGGGCCTCACTATCACCAGGTATTAGACGCATGCGATGCGATGTTCCTGTCATCCCGGTTTGATCCATTGCCCAACGCGGTATTGGACGCGGTGCAACGCGGCTGCCGGGTAGTTTGCTTTGATGGCGGAACCGGTTTTGCCGACCCCCATTATCGCGGTTCGGATATGATAACATCTGTTGCTTATGGCGATCCGGGCGAGGCAGTAAATGCACTACTAGCCTTGCCACGCAAGGTGGATGCCGTTTGCGGGCCTGCCCCCGCCGCTCACCCAGAGTGGCCGCTGTTCCACCGCATCCATGACGCGTTGCAGAGCCGGCTGACGCGGCAGCGCAATTTCGTAGTGGGCGAAACAGCCATTGATATTCCGTTGTTATTTACAAAATCCGATGCCGATCGCCCTCTGCGACAGCGAGAGCGAGAGAAGCTGTTCCGCTATGGTCGCAGATTGTTATGGCGCGACGTCAAGGATGCGCAGGCAACCATCACGGCTTCCGATAATTGGATTCACAAGCGATTGTTGTTGGAGGAGTACCGCAACGTGCCCGCTTCAGATCCGGGCATTCCGGATTTCGCTGTCCATATCCATGCTTTCTATATCGATGGCTTGGCTGCGGATCTGCGCCAGCACGCTTGTTTTACCCGTGCTTCGCGAATTCTCGTCACAACCGACACAGAGGAAAAAGCTCGCCACATCCGCCAGATTGGGGCTGATCAAGGTTTGAAAATCGAGACTCATTTGGTTCCGAACCAAGGCCGTGACATCCTACCCTTCTTGCGGCTGTTCGGCCGTGATGGTCTTGCAGGTGACGATAATATCTGGTGCCATCTGCATCAAAAGAAATCGGTTCAAACAACCTCTCACGGTGACGTGTGGCGACGGTTTTTGCATCGCATTCTGTTGGGTGATCAGGATAATTTGTCGATGGCCGTACTACGGATTGCGCAAACAGGTGTAGGCTTCATTGCTCCATTCGAGCCGCACTTTGTTCCGTGGAGCGATTCACGCCGCCTGCTTCCGGACATCGCCGACCATTTCCCCGGGCCAATGCCTGAAAATCCGCTGCTATTCCCAGTGGGAAATATGTTCTGGACCCATGCCAATGTAGCGCGTGCAATGCTGGAGTTGTTCGGAGAAGATTACGCTTGGCCACACGAACCGATCCCAACCGACGGAACCGAGTATCACCTGATAGAGCGTTTATGGCCTGCCATTGCAGCCCGTATGGATCTGGTTTCGGTATTCTTGCATAAAAATGATGAAGAGAGAGTTTGAAATCGGAGCAAGAGAAAACCAATTTAGCAGAAAACGGACCGGAATATCTGCTGCTGGGTATTTTCAAATCAGTACCGAAATTATAACGCTCCTGTTTGAATTCGGAGACACCAACAGATGAGCTTGACCACATCAGCACCTTCCAAAACCGCCCTTGTCGTGCTGGGTATGTGCCAGTCAGGCACGACCGTCTTGTCTGGCGTTCTTGGTCATCTCGGGGCGGCCTTGCCACAGCATCTGATGACTTCGGCCGAGATGGGTATAAACGAGGGCGCTGAAATAAACAGGCTCGCTGGGCTAAACGAACGCCTGCTCCAGCAGGTGGGTTTTACACGAGGGGATCTGCTCCATTTTCCGTCCGAATGGTTTGACAGTTCCGATGCCGCTGATCTGCTGAACGAGGCGGTTGAGCTCCTCACCGCAGAATACGGCGATGCCTCGATGTTTGTAATTAACGATCCGCAAATCTGCCGGTTGATGCCTTTCTGGCGCGCGGCCCTGAACCGCTTTGGTGCCCGTACTTTAGTTGTGCATAACCACAATACGGCCAAAAGGGTCGCAGAATCGTTGAATCGTTGTAAAGGCTACGAGACAGAATTTGGTTTGGCCTTATGGGCGCGCCATGTCTTGGATGCAGAGGCGGAAAGCCGTGATTTTCCGCGAAGCTTTACCTGCGACGATGCGTTGCTGACCGACTGGCGTGCGACCATGCTTGGCATCGCTGCGGATCTGGAAATTGATTGGCCGCGCCCGGTGGAAGAGGTGGCGCCCGATATAGACCTATTCCTGCTGCAGCACTCTCCTGCTGTAATCACAGGGGACACCGACCACCCACCGCAACTGCCAATGCTGGCGCGGATCGATGAGATTCTGCAGGACATGAAGTCCGGTGCCGACCCTGCGAAAAACAGCGCTGAACTAGACTGGTTACGCGCGGCGCTGGACGCCATAGGCCCGCTATTTGTCCCTATGGCGAACCGTGCGGAGCCCCGCGTTTGCGAAGTGCACCAATTGCGCAACCGAATTGACGAGTTGCAGGCAGAGATCGCGGCCATCCAAGCCGACTACAGGCTTTTGTCCGAACAGTTCTGTGCAGCGACAGACAAAGCGGCTCGGGCGACGCAGAGCGTTGCGAACCGGGATGCCGAGATTGGCAACCTGTCCCAACAGTTGCTATCGGTTAATCGGCAGCTACATGTCGCGTCAGCTCAGTTGCGCCAGTTCGCAAAGCAGCAAGCGCTTGAAATACCTGGACGGATCGATCTTGCAGTTGCATTGAACGACCCAACCGCACTGCTTGACCAACTGCCGCAACTCCGCGAGCGGGTCGAAAATGCGACTGCAGCATTTGAGGCTCAGCGCGAGCAGTTGTGCGAGAGAATCGAACATTTGGAAAAGCAGGAAGCGGAGTTGACGGCTAAATATAACGACGCTCTGGAATGGGGCTTGCGGCGCGAGGCCGAGTTGTTGTCCAGCGCGTCGTGGCGGGTCACGGCACCGTTGCGCGCGCTATCACGCGCGGTACGGCGTCTGCGGCGTTGATCCGCCATCATTCTGGGACGCGGGCGTTCGATATAGGCCGGGTCCACCCGGCAAAGAGCAAGCTGTTCAGTTCCTGCTCATCGCGGTCCGACGGGACAGAGCTTCCGCTTCCCCTCCCGGCGATCAGGAAGCAGGCAACGCAAAGGGATTGAAGCCGCTGCGGCCATGACCCTCGGATCGAGCGGCGTCATCAAGCACAAGGCTGGCCAGATCATCGGCGACCACCTCGGCGTCAGAGTCGCGTTCCAGGCTGATCACCTTCAGGTAGCTGCCGCAGGCAGAGCAAGCCTCGGCACGGATCGCGGCCTCGGGGGTATCGAAGCTAAGATAATCCAACCGGGTGGAATCCCCGCAGTTCGAACATTTTGCCCGAACCATATGCCATTCGCATTCGCACAGGGCGCAGTGCAGATAGCGCAGGCCCTGACAGTCGCCGGTATGGATCACGCTGGCAACCGGGGCAGCGCCGCAGACTGGGCAATCGGCAGGCTCTTCCTGCGCTGCTTCCGGTAAAGAGGCAGAACGCGCAGCAAGCGAAATCTCAACTGACAGCGCCGCCCAAAGAAAGGGGGCCAGCGCCGGATCGGTGGCATCGAACCGGCCCTCCGCCATGGCAAGCGCAGCCTTGCGCCGAGTTGCCTCGGGCATCTGCATCAGCTTGGCCAGATGCGGCGCGACCTGGGCCGAGACTCCGGGGGTCAGATGGGCAATCATCCGGTCCAGAATTGTGGGCCAGCCACCATTCTGCGCCAGCGCGACGGGATCAACCGGGCCGGCGGCCGGCGCATCGGTCAGGCAAGCTTCCTGCGCTTCGGCGATATCGGCGGCGAGCATCAGATAGGCCGACAACTCATGCCCATCGGCCAGCGCACGCAGACGGGCCGCGCGCGCAGCATAAAGGGTTGCCAGATCGGGGCGCAGCACCGGGGTGAAATGGCGGCTGGCAGCCTCGGGCGGGACTGAGGGGCGCAGGTCCTGGCTCATGATCTTCCCTTGCCGGCTTCTGCCTTTTTTACCTCAAGCTCATCCGCCCAACGATCATGATGCTGGCGAGCCCATGTTTTCGAGACATAGCCCGTCACCATGCCGCTGACCGCGCCGCGCACCCAGATCGCCAGATAGATATGGCCCAGGATCAACAGGATCAGGCCAATCCCCGCGATGGAATGGGCAAGGATCGCCAGCCTGATCACCGAGATAGGGAAATATTCCGAGAAATAGGCCCGCCACATGATCAGCCCGGAAATCAGCAGCACCACGATCGAGGCCATAATCAGCCAGAACAGCACCTTTTGACCAGCATTGTATTTGCCGATCCGCAGCGGCTGTGTGTGATCCTTCAGCACCACCCCCTTGATATTGCGCAACCAGATGACGTCGGTTTTCTCGGGAAGGTTATACCTGACAAACCTGACGAACATGAAGCAAAGCCCGACGAATACCGCAATCCCCAGAAAGGGATGCAGGATACGCGCCATTTGCGGAGAGCCCAGCAATCCCGACATCCACGAAAATGTCGGAAAGAACCATGAAATCCCTGAAGTGGCGGCCAGAAAGAAACACAACACGATCATCCAGTGGCAAAGCCGCTCGGCGAATTTTGTGCGCAGGATTTGGTCTTGTTTACGCTGCATGGTGATACCCTCGCTTATTCGGCCGTATGGCGGCTTTGCGTTTCGGCCTTGTCGCCGGACTGCTTGGCATCGCCTTGGGGGTGGTCGCCTTCGTCAACGTCATTCGGGCCAACGCCGATGAAATGCACGGCCATCCCAGCCACCGCCACGGCACCCGCAACCGCGGCCACGGGTTTCAGCACGTCCTTCCAGCCCTCGACGACACCGCTGATCTTGGGGTCTTTGGGCAGACCCGCATAACGCTCGGGGTCGTCGGCGTGTTGCAGCACATACATGACGTGGGTGCCGCCCACGCCCTGCGGGTCGTAAAGACCGGCATTCTCATAGCCGCGTTCGTTCAGCTCGGCGACACGGGTCGCGGCCAGATCCTTCATCTCCTGCTTCGATCCAAAGGCGATGGCACCGGTCGGGCAGGTCTTGGCGCAGGCAGGCGACTGACCTACCGCAAGCCGATCCGAACACAGCGTGCATTTATAGGCCTTGTTGTCGACCTTCGAGATACGCGGCACGTCGAACGGACAGCCCGCGACGCAATAGCCGCAGCCAACGCAAAGGTCGGATTGGAAATCCACCACGCCGTTGGCGTATTGCACGATCGCGCCGGGGATCGGGCAGGCCTTGAGGCAACCCGGGTCCTCGCAATGCATGCAGCCGTCCTTGCGGATCAGCCATTCCAGCTTGCCGGCCTCATCTTCATGTTCGGTAAAGCGCATCAGCGTCCAGCTGTCCGGCGACAGGTCGCGCGGGTTGTCGTAAACGCCGACGTTTTCCTGCACCTCGCCGCGCAGGTCGTTCCATTCGTTGCAGGCGCTCTGACAGGCCTTGCAACCGATGCAGATCGACACGTCGATCAGCTTGGCGACCTCCATCTGGTGGTCGCGCACCTGCGGTGGAGGAGTGGCTGCACTGGTGGCCGAGCGGCGGAGGATGTTTTGCGAATTCATGCCAGCGCCTCCTCAAGCTTTTCGACGTTGACCAGGAACGCCTTGAATTCGGGAGTTTGCGAGTTGGCATCACCCACGCCCGGGGCCAGCGTATTGGCCAGATAGCCCTTGCGGGTCGCGCCCTCGAAACCCCAATGGCAGGGAA
Coding sequences within:
- a CDS encoding rhamnan synthesis F family protein; translation: MKTLNDIWAYYARQAGIIDQRPDFSFNPDFYAKTYPDMKGDAGELMHHFIHHGRTEGRYGTYYTQLRAEAPHIDLALSDLIVLPELKTLIDENHPEALHLAFELIQLGSPTDAAVSDFSMQAYLAWHPDIQAAKMNPLMHYLRFGSVEGGRRTLGDLRKSLIQGERPYRPELPTVLICMHEMSLIDVSAVGRALVFGASHTHNVAVATFRGGEILDQILPHCCAVLITTNPLHEIPYVEDEVFQQIDHAILNSPECALFIHPLVARDIPFATYIHEYSEYTLPVWKAIYSAAFSDLMIFNAEHVRDNWQGRLADVAFDTSNDSAVIPPRSLIQNITTKEQRITARKALSKMMGRDLGDARLIFGTGPLHWRKGTDIFVQAAQICARIAPETVFIWIRERQNRQDMGFDISLDYHLRQGKANRKDSNLFFLPAGPHYHQVLDACDAMFLSSRFDPLPNAVLDAVQRGCRVVCFDGGTGFADPHYRGSDMITSVAYGDPGEAVNALLALPRKVDAVCGPAPAAHPEWPLFHRIHDALQSRLTRQRNFVVGETAIDIPLLFTKSDADRPLRQREREKLFRYGRRLLWRDVKDAQATITASDNWIHKRLLLEEYRNVPASDPGIPDFAVHIHAFYIDGLAADLRQHACFTRASRILVTTDTEEKARHIRQIGADQGLKIETHLVPNQGRDILPFLRLFGRDGLAGDDNIWCHLHQKKSVQTTSHGDVWRRFLHRILLGDQDNLSMAVLRIAQTGVGFIAPFEPHFVPWSDSRRLLPDIADHFPGPMPENPLLFPVGNMFWTHANVARAMLELFGEDYAWPHEPIPTDGTEYHLIERLWPAIAARMDLVSVFLHKNDEERV
- a CDS encoding sulfotransferase family protein, with protein sequence MSLTTSAPSKTALVVLGMCQSGTTVLSGVLGHLGAALPQHLMTSAEMGINEGAEINRLAGLNERLLQQVGFTRGDLLHFPSEWFDSSDAADLLNEAVELLTAEYGDASMFVINDPQICRLMPFWRAALNRFGARTLVVHNHNTAKRVAESLNRCKGYETEFGLALWARHVLDAEAESRDFPRSFTCDDALLTDWRATMLGIAADLEIDWPRPVEEVAPDIDLFLLQHSPAVITGDTDHPPQLPMLARIDEILQDMKSGADPAKNSAELDWLRAALDAIGPLFVPMANRAEPRVCEVHQLRNRIDELQAEIAAIQADYRLLSEQFCAATDKAARATQSVANRDAEIGNLSQQLLSVNRQLHVASAQLRQFAKQQALEIPGRIDLAVALNDPTALLDQLPQLRERVENATAAFEAQREQLCERIEHLEKQEAELTAKYNDALEWGLRREAELLSSASWRVTAPLRALSRAVRRLRR
- the fdhE gene encoding formate dehydrogenase accessory protein FdhE, whose product is MSQDLRPSVPPEAASRHFTPVLRPDLATLYAARAARLRALADGHELSAYLMLAADIAEAQEACLTDAPAAGPVDPVALAQNGGWPTILDRMIAHLTPGVSAQVAPHLAKLMQMPEATRRKAALAMAEGRFDATDPALAPFLWAALSVEISLAARSASLPEAAQEEPADCPVCGAAPVASVIHTGDCQGLRYLHCALCECEWHMVRAKCSNCGDSTRLDYLSFDTPEAAIRAEACSACGSYLKVISLERDSDAEVVADDLASLVLDDAARSEGHGRSGFNPFALPAS
- a CDS encoding formate dehydrogenase subunit gamma yields the protein MQRKQDQILRTKFAERLCHWMIVLCFFLAATSGISWFFPTFSWMSGLLGSPQMARILHPFLGIAVFVGLCFMFVRFVRYNLPEKTDVIWLRNIKGVVLKDHTQPLRIGKYNAGQKVLFWLIMASIVVLLISGLIMWRAYFSEYFPISVIRLAILAHSIAGIGLILLILGHIYLAIWVRGAVSGMVTGYVSKTWARQHHDRWADELEVKKAEAGKGRS
- the fdxH gene encoding formate dehydrogenase subunit beta — its product is MNSQNILRRSATSAATPPPQVRDHQMEVAKLIDVSICIGCKACQSACNEWNDLRGEVQENVGVYDNPRDLSPDSWTLMRFTEHEDEAGKLEWLIRKDGCMHCEDPGCLKACPIPGAIVQYANGVVDFQSDLCVGCGYCVAGCPFDVPRISKVDNKAYKCTLCSDRLAVGQSPACAKTCPTGAIAFGSKQEMKDLAATRVAELNERGYENAGLYDPQGVGGTHVMYVLQHADDPERYAGLPKDPKISGVVEGWKDVLKPVAAVAGAVAVAGMAVHFIGVGPNDVDEGDHPQGDAKQSGDKAETQSRHTAE